In Terriglobus aquaticus, the genomic window GGCTCACGAGCGCTGCCTGAAGCGTGGTGCTGCGCAGTTCGCTCGCCATCCACAGCGTCTCGGCGGCGGGAATGATGTTGTCTGCCTCGCCGTGCAGCAGAAAGACCGGCACCGTCAGCTCGCCAAGGTGCGTCTCGGGCGACAGGCCGGCAAGTTCCTTCTGGTGACGCAGCGCACTGGTCCGCAGCATGGCCTGCACAGCGGTGCTGCCGGCGTCCATCAGTTCCGCTGCCTCAGCCTGTTGCCGGGGAGACAGGTCTTCCATCGCGTCCTGCTCGGCCTGCTTGTCCTCGTACAGGTGGGCGCGCAGCACTTTGCGAATCGCCTCAGTGTCGCCGCTGGGCACAAACTCTTCCACGTGCTCGTATTCCAGAACCAGCGGACCGTATTCGTGCGCAGGCAGCGTCTCCAGCGAACCGTCGGGACGCGGTGCTTCGCCGGTGCGGTAGTACGCCGCAACGCGCTCCATCGCATCCTGCGCACCCACGGCCAGCAGCACCTTCATCGATGGCCGGTACGCCGGATTTGCCGCCGCCACCAGCGACAGGCCGCCGCTGAAGCTCAATCCCAGCACGCCCACCGGCTTGCCCTTGCGCTGTGCAAACCATTTGGTGGACGAACCGATGACCGCAACACTGCTTTCGCTGATGTGGTAGTCCTTGATGTCCGGCAGCTCCGGCGTCAGCACTTGCAGCCCAACGCTCGCCATCGCGCTCGCAAAGCTCATCAGCCTTGGCTCGTTCATGCCCAGGTGGTGCACACCATGAAACACCACCAGCCCGGGCGCGTTCGGGTGCTTCACCGGCGTGTACATGCGCGCCAGCACCGGCCCGGCATCGGTTTGCAGAGTCAGATCCTGCGTGGTGAACGGCTCAACCGTGATCGCGCGAATCGGCGCGGGTACCGTGTCGCCGCTCATCAGCTTCAGCGCGGTCAGCGCCTGCAGGTGGACGTGAATCAATGGCCACGTGATCAGCAGCAGCAGGGCGACAACAAAAACAGCGATGCCGCTCCATACCCAGCCCGCGCCGTAGCGGTCGCGCGCCTCATCGTACCGCGCACCCAGACGTTCGCCCAGCAGGGAACGTCCGGTCGCAGCGACTCCGACATCGCGGTGCCGTCGTTTCAGGATGGATCGCGGACGTGGAAAG contains:
- a CDS encoding alpha/beta hydrolase family protein, with protein sequence MPRRFPRPRSILKRRHRDVGVAATGRSLLGERLGARYDEARDRYGAGWVWSGIAVFVVALLLLITWPLIHVHLQALTALKLMSGDTVPAPIRAITVEPFTTQDLTLQTDAGPVLARMYTPVKHPNAPGLVVFHGVHHLGMNEPRLMSFASAMASVGLQVLTPELPDIKDYHISESSVAVIGSSTKWFAQRKGKPVGVLGLSFSGGLSLVAAANPAYRPSMKVLLAVGAQDAMERVAAYYRTGEAPRPDGSLETLPAHEYGPLVLEYEHVEEFVPSGDTEAIRKVLRAHLYEDKQAEQDAMEDLSPRQQAEAAELMDAGSTAVQAMLRTSALRHQKELAGLSPETHLGELTVPVFLLHGEADNIIPAAETLWMASELRSTTLQAALVSPVLSHIDMQKSPSAWDEFQLVHFMARVLHAIER